A stretch of the Myxococcus guangdongensis genome encodes the following:
- a CDS encoding putative metal-binding motif-containing protein has translation MSKVDAGPMAAPMACNGCEPFPDPNPECTPEVCDGVDNDCDGLIDEGLILTLYRDADGDGKGAGVGKAACAQSGWVSNNSDCDDNNASIWQWRRYYRDADGDGFGLPSTWKDSCGQPSGYVTDATDCNDASSAVKPGVVKSCGIGACAASVQACINGVEQACTPRLPTEEVCDQIDNNCNGQVDDLPPISCGIGFCRRTVPACATLCELEERHDGKPPVEVCTWRPNYCVAGSPKPAESCNGVDDNCNGMTDEGVQLTFYRDEDGDGFGAASAPIGSGCSVPSGASLNSQDCNDKNAAVHPSAQKTCGVGACANSVPACRNGVEQSCTPLPPGEEICDQIDNNCNGQVDDVPPKSCGVGACARSVPACTTACWMEPSRDGKPPREVCEWGDYGICVPGAPVPEVCANGIDEDCNGLADDSTHSNAWLDFYADQDQDGYGATWMSTRACRQPEGTTRVGGDCDDTRSTVRPGAAEVCDGIDNNCNANIDEAGICEQSRCQ, from the coding sequence ATGTCCAAGGTCGATGCAGGCCCCATGGCAGCCCCCATGGCCTGCAATGGTTGCGAGCCGTTCCCCGACCCCAACCCCGAATGCACTCCGGAGGTCTGTGACGGCGTCGACAACGACTGCGACGGGCTCATCGACGAAGGCCTGATTCTCACCCTCTACCGTGACGCAGACGGTGACGGAAAGGGCGCGGGCGTCGGGAAAGCAGCCTGCGCCCAGTCTGGCTGGGTCAGCAACAACAGCGACTGCGACGACAACAACGCCTCCATCTGGCAGTGGCGGAGATATTACCGCGATGCGGATGGCGACGGTTTTGGATTGCCATCGACCTGGAAGGACTCATGCGGACAGCCCTCGGGCTACGTGACGGATGCGACCGACTGCAATGACGCCTCATCCGCCGTCAAGCCGGGCGTCGTGAAGTCCTGTGGCATCGGAGCCTGCGCGGCCAGCGTGCAGGCCTGCATCAATGGAGTCGAGCAGGCCTGCACGCCCCGGCTTCCCACCGAGGAGGTCTGCGACCAGATCGACAATAACTGCAATGGCCAGGTGGATGACCTTCCTCCGATCTCCTGTGGTATTGGATTCTGTCGGCGCACGGTGCCTGCATGCGCCACCCTCTGCGAACTGGAAGAGCGCCATGACGGGAAGCCCCCCGTCGAGGTCTGCACCTGGAGACCCAACTACTGCGTCGCTGGCTCTCCCAAGCCCGCTGAGAGCTGCAATGGGGTTGACGACAACTGCAATGGAATGACGGACGAAGGCGTGCAACTCACGTTCTACCGTGACGAGGATGGCGACGGCTTCGGCGCCGCGAGCGCCCCCATTGGCAGTGGTTGCAGCGTCCCTTCTGGGGCGTCCCTGAACAGCCAGGACTGCAACGACAAGAACGCCGCGGTTCACCCGTCGGCCCAGAAGACCTGCGGCGTCGGCGCGTGCGCGAACAGCGTCCCGGCATGCCGCAATGGAGTCGAGCAGTCCTGCACGCCCCTGCCTCCTGGCGAGGAAATCTGCGACCAGATCGACAACAACTGCAATGGGCAGGTGGACGATGTCCCTCCGAAGAGCTGTGGCGTAGGAGCGTGCGCGCGAAGTGTTCCCGCCTGCACCACGGCATGCTGGATGGAGCCGAGCCGTGACGGCAAGCCTCCACGAGAAGTGTGCGAGTGGGGAGACTACGGCATATGCGTTCCCGGAGCCCCAGTCCCGGAAGTCTGCGCCAACGGCATCGACGAAGACTGCAATGGACTGGCTGACGATTCGACCCATTCGAATGCATGGCTCGACTTCTACGCCGACCAGGATCAAGACGGATATGGCGCCACCTGGATGAGCACACGAGCGTGCCGCCAGCCCGAGGGCACGACTCGAGTTGGCGGAGACTGTGATGACACCCGGTCCACCGTGAGGCCCGGCGCCGCGGAAGTCTGTGACGGCATCGACAACAACTGCAACGCAAACATCGATGAAGCGGGCATCTGCGAACAGTCGCGGTGCCAGTAA